TTGCGTATAATGATTTTCAGTACCTTTCCCAAGCTGTAGCAGATCCTCGCAACAATTTAGGACACAAGGATGCAGCCTCAGCATATTTCCTTTCCACAATCAAATGATCAAGGTATCTAGATCCGACCTACACATAAGGTGAACAGAAATGAAGAAAGCAACAACTAACTTTAAGAATTACATAGATAAAGAAATGGCAATTACTTAGTGCAACGAGTGGAATCAGCAAGAAGAGATATCATTTTTACCATACATCAAAGCTAAAATGCATTCACTTGCAGCAAGAATCTTTTAAATAATGCAAGGATTATATATTAAGCCAGTAAATTTACATGGTAAGTCATCTCAATTATCAAGCCATTACAAATACATTatatcaaagtaaaaaaagaagaaaaatacttCATCAAGAAGTTCACTTCGTCCCTGCCCAGCCTCAACTGCTGCTAAAGCTTTTTCATGCCATCCATGTTGAAGAAGCCATGAAATGTGATCCTCAGCATCCCTAAAGTGTCAAAAATGCACAGgttgaaaatcaagaagaatttgcaagaataattttaaaaagtaccACATAATATATcagacaaatttaataaaacaaacacaaataCAGAGTATTATTACAAGACGTCAAAGACCATATTAGGAGAATCTTGacaccaaaattcaaacaaaccTCACTATGTCCCGCAAAACACACCACATAATATGCATTTAATAGCAACTTACAGCAGTTATTCACTATTATAAACCTTTTGCATGTTCTATAAGAATTAGCAATATAATTGTTCatcttaagaaaatttaaaagtatttatttgACTATTATAACTGTTTTGCCCGGCTGCAAATCTATAATAGTACTACAGATACCTTAAATCAAGCCAAATGGAAGCTTGTAAATTTGGCATCAGCTTAAAGGGAAATGAAACATCAACAGATGTACTTATAGTCCCAAGACAGAAAGTAAATTCGAAGTATAAAAGTCATAGTGCAAAAATTAATATCCAGGAGGAGAGTTATTCAGAAAATCCAAATCCATTTAGGGCAAATAAGCAAGCAGAACCAAATCGACACAGCTACATTTCATAACAATTAAGTATATATTACTGCATGTTACTACAGAAACCACAatccttttcttaatttttctattttatgaaaAGCAATATTTATCTTTCAGAAGCAACAAAAATAGGAAGAATAGGAAGTAACCTAGGTTTTGCTATGACAACATCCTTTGGTGATACAATATAGTATATTGGTTCATCACCAGCAGCCCACTGTCCACCGGCATAACTGCTGCCTACATTCATATGAGAAGAGCACTATAACTATTGACCGAAAATTCTGTATAATAACCATAACATCAAAAACAGAGATATCAACCTGAGAAGGGGGCATGAGCCAAGGAATAGTCCTTTGCTTTGTAGTGCTCAAAGCCATGTACAGGTAGAGCATCAGTTGCCAATTCATCATTGTTCCAAGACACTATACGTACCTCTGGTCTCTGTGCATTTCCCTGCTACAGTGGATTATACATAGGCAATTGGaattaattataacaaggatGGCATAGCAAACACAGCCATAGCTTCTGTCAAGCATAGTATCATACCATCCAGAAATATTGGCAATTTTGTATTAATGGAAGCTGGTGATGCACCAAAGATagcatataaaaaaatcaaaatagggGGTGTACACCATGACAAGAACTTAGTTTTTTCATAACTGTAAAGGACACATACCTGTCTTGATGGCATTGCACTGCTAAATTCCTTCTCTCCATCTTCACTAGGAATATAGGCTAGAACAACCAAAGCATCAGCAAAAGGCGCAATCCCTGATATATAATAGCTAGTTTGAAACGATGCCACAATATCTACTTGGTTCATGTTAGACGTAACACGCTTATATGTTCCATTTGTTCCCTTGTTCAGATTTGTTCTTATTGCAGCAATTTTCACAGAAGTACCCCAGCCAATCACCAATAAAGTATCATCCTGAATAGATTCAGACAATGAGCAACAGAAAAAATGATCGAACAACCTATGCATCACAAAGGCCCGGGCCTAGGAGAAGTGAAAACTTCAAAAGAACgaataataacaaataacatTGCAGTTTAGACAACATAAGAAAGTTTGGAACAACCTCagacattttccattttaatcctTTGACTCATCCTGAATAGGATCAGACAATGAGCAATGGCAAACAACCTATGCTTCACAAAGACTAAGGCCTAGGAGAAGTGAAAACTTCAAAAGAACGAATAATATTGCAAATGATATTGCAGTTGTTTAGACAACATAAGAAAGCCTGGAACAACCTCagatattttctattttaatcatTTGACTAACCTGCCAAACTAAATGAGGGAGCAAGATTTCAGGATGAGGAGTCCCTCTTGGTCTTTCTATAAATGTAATCCGCTGATCATTTGCAGCATCATAAACTTTTACTCCCGCATCATTAGCCCAAGCAATGAGACTCGTTCTCCATTTCACTGCATGGATTGGACCTTCACCTGAGTGCAAcacctaaaaacacattaaaatagaCAACATTCAGAATTCATGAACAtctcaattttcaaataaattaaagtcAGGCAAGTATCACGAACCTGATCCTTATAGCCAAGCCACTTTTTGGTATTAAAATACAAGTGACCAGCTAAACCACCAGTTACAAATCTCCTAGATGTTTTTCTTGCATAATCAGGGTCAAGTGCAATGGCTTTCATAGGACGATGATACTCAAATGTCAATTTCTCGTCAGTGAAAAGACTATTTAGTACAACAGAGCCATCATCTGAACAGCTTCCAATATATTCACCTTCTATATCAAAACTAAGGTCATTCACTGCAGCTGAATGAGCAGCAAATTCCTTAACCTAGCAAACAGAAGAACACGagtttaatataacaaaatacaTTTTCCCTtctaaaactaattaataactGAACGCAGCAAAAAGATTAACTTAACTAACTTATTCGAAATTACTTGCTTCTCCAAAAAAAATACATTCATTCAAAAATCGGATTATAAGAAAAAGAATGCTGGaacccaaaaacataaaaaataaaatgagaaattaagAATTGAAACGAAACATAAGATCTAAAGTACTGAAATGAGATAAAATTTCACCTGATTTCCCAAAAAGTCGAGGATATGAACGGTTCCATCGTGCGTTCCGAGTGCGATCATGCGTTCGGCGACGGAGATACAGGAGGCGGCCTCGCCTGAGAGCAGGGAAGGGATGCTACCTCCCATTCTTTGATACTTAAGCCTGGGCTCCTCTTCGTCCTCCTccgcttcttcttcttcttcatcatcatctacatcttcgtcttcttcttcttctctctcgTCGTCTCCTTCGACGCCGTTTTCGGATGGGAAGGGAGACATTTGCAGGGTTCCTGGAATTGAGAAAGGAAAGGGAAGGATCTGAGTCGGGTTTTggatttggttttggtttggtttaagtttaagttaataaaatcaGTTAATCTGAATTATTTATTAGCTAGGCAACAAAGGCACGGTGACGAATGTCGGGTATGCGTGCCATCCGTCATGTTACTCTGTTTTTCATTTTctgattttctcttttttgtttggGATTTTCCATATGGATGGACCCTGATTAATCTAATATCTACAGCTGTTAAATTGATTAATCGACTCgaattagtattaattaaattaactttttaaaatctttaaccattaattgaataaaataattttaaaaaaattaatcgaactgagctttttcaattaattaccgaattaatcaaaatttatatgttttatttttttgttaaaacaagtataaaacatatcaaaaattaactgaatttaatatatgtaaaaggcatataaaaaatataaaattttggttaattaatcgatttcgaaccgaattaaccttTAACTGAACTTCCGAAAGATTATTAATCGATCCCCGAccgaattaatttggttaactgactgattaactgaattaattcgATTCAGTCGATTAAACTGGTTTTACTCGAAATTTGTACACCCCTACTAATCTCTATATAACAATCCCATATTgtaaagcaaaaacaatattGGAAATATaaatcgtattttaaaattttaaaattttaaattaaaatatattattaatattattaatttgttagagttacattttatttttaataaaatttataaatataatttcatttattaaaattatttctattttataaacattttattgaaatagtatcttaactaaaatttattatgattattttgtttaggactaaaattaattttactaaaatttaagatGAAAAGGTTGTTATAAACaactaatttagttattttatggCTATAGTTATTATGGATGAAAAGTTGTAaatagagaataaaaataaaattctacaaTAAACTTGATTGTTATTGTTGTGATTGATCTCATGTCTCTTCTCGATGGCACAACCATTACCATAAACAATGAAGTTGTCCCCAACGCAAAATACAAACTCAAAATCAATTAATGCATAATGACTTACTAGCCTGAGTTGATCCTACCGTAACTTCCACACTTTGTATGCATTCACATCACACACATGCATTTTAAGTTTTCGCAACCATCTGCAAGTCATTACAAAAGCTCGaagaccattataaaatatctttGAGAGATCCATACAATTGCAGATGAACTTGCAACTATCGGTTCTCCAataattgatgaaaatttgGTTGTCTTGATCTCGAGTGTGATTCTATCACAGCAGCTATTCAGGCTCAAAATGAAGCCAATTCATAGAAGAGCTATTTGGTAAGCTTATTAATCGTGAGATATTCCTTCAAAACTCTACTCCTTTACAAACCAACAATTTCCATTATTATCACCAATGCTCAAAGGTCCACCCCCAGTTCATCTTCGTTTCACCTTAAAAATAGACGAAATCAATCACAACAGTAACAACCATGACATTCATAGTAGAACCGCCTCTCATCGCAATGGCATCCCTCTTAGCAACAACCCCCTAAGGTTTAATGTCAACTATGTGATCGCCATGGCCACACTGCTTGGGTTTGCAGATCTATATCTCATAACGGTCAAGAAGCAAAGGTTAACTTTGCATCGAACAAGATGCCTAACATCATCATGGATCTTCAACACTAGTGCAGCCTATAATATCACAGATGATCCTCAAAATTTCCAACTTGCAGAAAATTACCCAAGCACGGAAGAAGTCTATGTGGGGGATGGTAATATGGCTCCAATTACACAGATAagttttactaaattaaatgCATTAAACTCATCTTTTACACTTTCTAACACCTTTTTGCATCGCCTATTAAGCAAAAtcttatttcaatttcacaattttgtcAACAAAATTTAGTgtctattgaattttttttcccttttcattaTTGTGTGAAGGATTTGAATACATGAACTCTAATGGTGTACGACCAGAGTAAAGATGGGCTTTATGTTTTTTAGAgatgtcaatttttttaaagcatttttctttttttgaaaatattttctctaaaattaagaaaaagaatttctAATATTGATTGGGATTTTAATTCCTTATCTAAAAGTCTCCCATCAACAATATCTAGCTCCAATATCGATTTCTCTCTATTTGTTTCGCTAGATATTCCAAATCTCATCCTCATTCCTTCAAGCACACAAACTTTAGAAAGACACCAAACTTCATCTGCTCTTGTCGCACATAGAGAAAGTTCTTCAAATTTAGGTATTTCACactcaaatttaaactcttcttCTTCCCATCAATCTCTCAACCCTACCTACGAAACTCACCCATCTTTGTTACAAACTTCTATTATCACCGATTCTTGATGAAATAAAACCAACCCATTTTTTCCTACATCTAGTCACTGTTCATCTATTCAAGCTCACTTCTGCCACGATCAAACTTCTTTACCTTCTACCTTAAATCCTATCTTAACATGCCAACACCAAACCCTTACCATGTCATTGATCAATCCACCAGCTCAAAACATCCGCCAACCTGAACTATCTCCACTAGTTATCATTCTCTCTACCCGGCCAAATTGTGTCATCactcattttcaaaaccaaactttcaagcctaatttttttttttttctagcgCGCCTTTCTCCCATACCCACCTCTTTCAAACAAGCCACTAAGTATCCATATTGACAAGCATCTATACAAAAGGAGGTTGATGCCTTAATAAGCAATGAAACCTGAACCCTTGTTCCCCGAGATTCAAATGCtaatgtaatttattataaGTAGATTTTTAGAATCAAGTAGAAATCAGATGGGTTAATTAAGCGTTACAAAGCTCGACTTGTTGCAAAAGGGTACATTCAACAGGAAGGTGTGGACTATCATTCTAGTTTTAGTCTTGTCATTAAACCTACAACCATTTGCCTTGTACTATCAATTGTTGTTCAAAATCAGTGGTCATTATAGCAGATTGATGTAAGCAATGCCTTACTATAAGGCTATCTTGATGAGCCGGTTTATACGTGGCAACAACTGGGTTTTGAAGACCTAAATCATCTTGACTATGTTTGTTAGTTAAAAATGCGATATATGAACTCAAGCAAGCACATCAAAAATAGAACAAAGAACtcacaaaatttttattgaaaactgGCTTCAAACAATCTGCTTGTGATACATCCTTATTTATCCGTGATGaatctagatttttttttttttaatttatctactTGTTTATGTCAATGTCATTATCGTGACTAGCAGTAATTTAAAAGTTGCTCAATAGGTTATTACttctattttacaaaaaaaaaaaaaaatcatttaaagaaCTTggttcattaaaattttttctcgGGATTGGAGTAATACCAACTACAAGTGGTCTATTCTTATCTCAAAGTAAATACATCCAAGATATCTTAAATGACATAAGAATGTAAGATAGCAAAGGGGTTCTTACTCCTATAGGCTTATCTCACCATTACAAGTTTCAAGATGAGTCTAACCCTACTTGTGACATTCCATATTCAACTTAATTGTCGAATTCGAAAGTGTGACATCATATTACGTTGCTGAAGAAACTCAGACTAACTCACTTcatttattatgaatttaatttaaaatttgcaatcatatcaaattaatcattattcatTACCACATACATGCATTATAAATGTTGAATATCTTTAATTATTGAATCTTAGAGTTACATGAGTTCAAACTCAGATTAGACTTGAATCCAactcaaaataccaaaattcagtaaTGTGTTTCGAGACAATGGAATCTTGTCTTAAAATTGATCttccttatttactatttatgcTTCGAAGTAATTATGTCTTGAGACATAGGGTTAATGTCTTGATACTAAGCCTTTCATGTCTTGAGATCGGTCTCAAGACATGCCTCCcctgtttttttaattttagcttCGATATTAGGATGTCTTGAGACAAGGTATTTGTCTCGATACCTAAAATAAGGCAAAACTAATTTAGGTTCAATTTTTACTGGTCTGGAGACCATGAAGTACATGTTTCGAGACCTACCTGTCAACATGTCTTAAGACTTCTACACATAAATGCATGATCTGGTCATTTTTGTTCATAGTGTCTCAAGACATGACCAATGTGTCTTGAGACTAACATACCAAATGGTCCAAAATGCAATATCACAAGCATGAAAATGATGCCTAATGGTCTTTTAAATCATGGTTTTATTATACCTCACTATTGCATAATCATTTAACTTATGAAACCATATTCTAACCATTTATGGCCGTGGCATTAAAGCATCAATTTATCTCAATTATGATAGGATACtaaaacaagctaaaacatACTTTCAACCAACCAAATTAAGCATATAAGTTCACCACATTACCAACACATCCACCATAAAGTAttcataacttaaaacattataaaGACTTTCAAAATACTTACAAAaaacctaggtacatgtcataCATAAACTTATCAAAACAAGATTATTACGAGGATTGGTTGAACTAAGAGTTGGATATTTGGATGCTGACGGATTTCCAATCTCCTCGAACACTTATATAAAGCCTGTGCATGGAAACAAACAAATCCATAAGTTGTGTATTGTATAGTCAGTAGTACTAacataatttgaattcaaatcatAAAACTATTAAGATAATAAGCATATAActaatacattaaatcaaagtatTAATGATCTAATGAAATCATTTTATTACATCAATTTCATTAAccaaatttatttcataatcaattCAACATGATTGTTACCACATATTAAGCTTAGAATGACCTTTTGTAAACAGGATCATAATAGTATTGAATCATTAGGATCAGAATAACATTTTATCAACAAATTAGATTAGCTTGTCATTTTTTAGAATCTGGATGGAATAttaaacttttacttttacCCCTATTAACTGGATGTAGACACGAGTACAGGTACGCAAATTTAACCCCTAACACTCCAAAATAAGTACCAAGTGTTGATTTGGCATAAATGCACTGATCCCTTTAACACTCTATAGAAGAATTTCACTGTAGTGCTAGAATGCTCCTACCAATAACATATAcgaatcctatggcatgtcaactcTACCCTGACTATGTCTAGCATCGTTTAATAGGGCGATTACAGAAATTAATAGAGTAGTTACAAGTAATAGTCATTCTCtaacataaattcaataaacACATATTATGCCACTTACTTCTCATCAAGATAACATAATAATCAAACATCACAATATCATAGTGGATTCTGTATATACTTACCTATCAACTTACCATTtatactaaaattcaacatggaATAGTCAGACACATTCATAGTGCCATTATCACTACAATTCAATAAGCTTGGCTACTTaattaaattcacaaaaaagagaaaacaaattaTGAAAGTACAAATCGATATCGCTAATCCTCGATGACTTTCGCTTTCCCTTTATCTGTCGACAGAACGATTTCGTCTTTAACTATGTACAACAAATCTGATTGTAAACATGATATTAGTTTCACACAATCACAACGAAACACATCAATTGAACATAAATTACATCTTATTTAGTTTAGTCACTATAAGCCTTAATAGTCAAAATGTTCGTAtcttttgatatttaatatcaaatcaaaatccaatttcatattcttccattaGGGACCCAAGCTTTCAACctataacatattttttaaacagCTTACATTGtattcagtttagtccctaatgCCATAAAATTAGCTAACAAGCttagttaaatttataataaaatccaACACTTTTCACCACTTTCTAACTTAGTCCTAACATAATCTGAACtcataattcataattttatctCTACCAAGTTTAATCTCATCAATTAT
The window above is part of the Gossypium raimondii isolate GPD5lz chromosome 9, ASM2569854v1, whole genome shotgun sequence genome. Proteins encoded here:
- the LOC105799128 gene encoding vacuolar protein sorting-associated protein 41 homolog isoform X3 — translated: MSPFPSENGVEGDDEREEEEDEDVDDDEEEEEAEEDEEEPRLKYQRMGGSIPSLLSGEAASCISVAERMIALGTHDGTVHILDFLGNQVKEFAAHSAAVNDLSFDIEGEYIGSCSDDGSVVLNSLFTDEKLTFEYHRPMKAIALDPDYARKTSRRFVTGGLAGHLYFNTKKWLGYKDQVLHSGEGPIHAVKWRTSLIAWANDAGVKVYDAANDQRITFIERPRGTPHPEILLPHLVWQDDTLLVIGWGTSVKIAAIRTNLNKGTNGTYKRVTSNMNQVDIVASFQTSYYISGIAPFADALVVLAYIPSEDGEKEFSSAMPSRQQGNAQRPEVRIVSWNNDELATDALPVHGFEHYKAKDYSLAHAPFSGSSYAGGQWAAGDEPIYYIVSPKDVVIAKPRDAEDHISWLLQHGWHEKALAAVEAGQGRSELLDEVGSRYLDHLIVERKYAEAASLCPKLLRGSATAWERWVFHFAHLRQLPVLVPYMPTENPRLRDTAYEVALVALATNPSVHKDLLSTVKSWPRVIYSALPVISAIEPQLNTSSMTDALKEALAELYVINGQYEKAFSLYADLMKPDIFDFIEKHNLHDSIREKVVQLMMVDCKQAVNLLIQNRDLIAPSEVVSQLLNTRNKCDSRYFLHLYLHSLFEVNPHAGKDFHDMQVELYVEYEPKMLLPFLRSSQHYTLEKAYEICDRRDLLREQVFILGRMGNSKQALAVIINELGDIEEAVEFVTMQHDDDLWEELIHQCLHKPEMVGVLLEHTVGNLDPLYIVNMVPNGLEIPRHSIRSILLDA